In Bacteroidota bacterium, the following proteins share a genomic window:
- the cysS gene encoding cysteine--tRNA ligase: MPLTFYNTLTRTKEEFKPLHAGYVGMYVCGPTVYSDSHIGHGKSYVSFDVIVRYLRYLGNKVLYVQNITDVGHLLDDGEDRMLKQSRIEKVHPMQIAEAVTRSYFEDMDALNVIRPDISPRASGHIIEQIEIVKVLLANGHAYEVNGSVYFDVRKFKAYGKLSGRTIDEMKEGTRVEVKSEKRNPEDFALWKKAEPEHIMRWQSPWGEGFPGWHVECSAMSMKYLGETFDIHGGGLDNQFPHHECEIAQSESATGKPFVRYWIHNNLVTVNGQKMSKSLGNFVTLKDLYKKFDPAVIRFFILQSHYRSTLDFSEQALEASGTGLAKLQSTLRRLRETIDFASRTSSFGMTEKDVTPFRTAFLEAMNDDFNTPKAIAVLFDLSSQVNDWLRPGSLPTEKALRTTEKMFEDLCSGVLGISLAPASSNASGGGSTEAGLMDLIIAVRKEIRNQKLWALSDKIRDAVKALGIVLEDTKTGTTWKKE; encoded by the coding sequence ATGCCATTAACTTTCTATAACACGCTTACCCGGACGAAGGAAGAATTCAAACCGCTTCATGCGGGCTACGTAGGGATGTATGTCTGCGGTCCGACGGTCTACAGCGATTCGCACATCGGCCACGGCAAGAGCTACGTTTCGTTCGATGTGATCGTCCGCTACCTTCGTTACCTCGGCAACAAAGTATTGTATGTGCAGAACATCACCGATGTGGGGCACTTGCTCGACGACGGCGAGGACAGAATGCTGAAGCAATCGCGGATCGAAAAAGTTCATCCAATGCAGATCGCGGAGGCGGTCACACGGAGTTATTTCGAGGACATGGACGCTCTCAACGTGATTCGTCCCGATATTTCCCCGAGAGCATCGGGGCATATCATCGAGCAGATCGAGATCGTGAAGGTGCTTCTTGCGAACGGGCATGCGTACGAAGTGAACGGTTCCGTCTATTTTGATGTCCGGAAATTCAAGGCCTACGGGAAGCTCTCCGGACGGACGATCGATGAGATGAAAGAGGGAACCCGGGTTGAAGTGAAATCCGAAAAACGGAATCCGGAAGATTTTGCCCTTTGGAAAAAAGCGGAACCGGAACACATCATGCGATGGCAGAGTCCATGGGGCGAGGGTTTCCCCGGATGGCACGTGGAGTGTTCGGCGATGTCGATGAAGTACCTCGGCGAGACGTTCGATATCCATGGAGGGGGATTGGACAACCAATTCCCTCACCACGAATGCGAGATCGCGCAAAGCGAATCTGCAACCGGCAAGCCGTTCGTGAGATACTGGATCCATAACAACCTGGTGACCGTGAACGGCCAAAAGATGTCGAAGTCCCTCGGCAACTTTGTCACGCTCAAGGACCTCTATAAAAAATTCGACCCTGCCGTTATCCGCTTTTTTATCCTGCAAAGCCATTACCGGAGCACGCTCGATTTCAGCGAACAGGCGCTGGAGGCATCGGGGACAGGACTTGCAAAGCTGCAGAGTACGCTACGGAGGCTTCGGGAGACGATCGATTTCGCCAGCCGAACTTCCTCTTTCGGCATGACCGAGAAAGACGTAACGCCGTTCCGGACTGCATTTCTCGAAGCGATGAACGACGATTTCAATACCCCGAAAGCGATCGCTGTTCTCTTCGACCTTTCATCCCAAGTTAATGACTGGTTGAGGCCGGGATCACTCCCGACGGAAAAGGCACTTCGAACAACGGAGAAGATGTTTGAGGATCTCTGTTCAGGAGTCCTCGGAATTTCTTTGGCCCCCGCATCATCCAACGCATCGGGGGGGGGCTCCACGGAGGCCGGTTTGATGGATCTCATCATCGCCGTACGAAAAGAAATTCGGAATCAGAAATTATGGGCATTATCGGATAAGATCCGCGATGCTGTCAAAGCGCTCGGCATCGTGCTCGAGGATACGAAAACCGGCACCACGTGGAAAAAGGAGTGA